Proteins encoded by one window of Gammaproteobacteria bacterium:
- a CDS encoding DNA polymerase translates to MWFDTETDQEQVDHNTVRHVLRFGWAAYRRRLSSGEWSAPSWCHFTTAAQLWDWIESLLHGRMRLYLFAHNQGFDLPVVDAFSELHRRGFALGKAVIDCPPVLLKWRRAAASIEALDTLNIWRVPLSQLGTKVGLRKLKMPAPGASERRWLAYGRRDVKVIMAACLAWFAFLQTQRLGGFAPTLASQAMRAYRHRFMHVDLLTDADDNALELARESYVGGRVECYRLGRVEGPIYRLDVNSMYPYVMRDSLMPVKLISTTRRSDHADLRAWLSRYCVTAKVDIFTDAPVYPVVHQGRLVFPLNRFTTTLCTPELRYALECGHVERVHHVAVHEGAVIFGEFVSELWELRRAAARAGDKLLEWLLKIFQNSLYGKFGQRGRVYRDAGQVEHTDARAWLELDADTGTTYKHRTLGGLHQVFADDAESFNSMPAIAAHVCAYARLYLWQLQLTAGRENVLYCDTDSLATTEAGYMELAALVNPEQLGALKLEGVESWGIYRGPKDYQYPTYSKTKGVRAAAHWIAPDTVVQQQWSSLVGLVRAGAVSAPTTRAIVKTLQRHYLKGLVTSRGKVLPLSLG, encoded by the coding sequence GTGTGGTTCGACACCGAGACAGATCAGGAGCAGGTTGACCATAACACGGTGCGGCATGTGCTGCGCTTCGGCTGGGCTGCGTACCGTCGCCGCTTGAGCTCGGGGGAGTGGTCTGCGCCGAGCTGGTGTCACTTCACCACCGCCGCGCAACTGTGGGACTGGATCGAGAGCTTGCTGCACGGTCGGATGCGCCTGTATCTGTTCGCGCACAATCAGGGCTTTGACCTCCCGGTGGTTGATGCCTTCTCCGAGCTGCACCGTCGCGGCTTTGCTCTAGGGAAGGCCGTGATCGACTGTCCTCCGGTCTTGCTCAAGTGGCGGCGAGCTGCGGCGAGCATTGAGGCGCTGGACACGCTGAATATATGGCGCGTGCCCCTTTCCCAGCTCGGGACAAAGGTGGGGCTTCGCAAGCTTAAGATGCCCGCCCCGGGCGCGAGTGAGCGCCGATGGTTGGCCTACGGTCGGCGCGATGTCAAGGTGATTATGGCGGCGTGTCTCGCTTGGTTCGCCTTCCTGCAAACGCAGCGCCTGGGCGGATTCGCGCCCACGCTCGCCTCTCAGGCGATGCGCGCCTATAGGCATCGCTTCATGCACGTTGACCTATTGACCGACGCCGACGACAACGCTCTTGAGCTGGCGCGCGAGTCCTACGTGGGCGGGCGCGTCGAGTGCTACCGGCTCGGGCGGGTCGAGGGTCCTATCTACCGGCTTGACGTGAATTCCATGTATCCCTACGTCATGCGCGATTCGCTGATGCCTGTAAAGCTAATCAGCACGACGCGCCGCTCCGATCATGCCGACCTCCGCGCGTGGTTGTCCCGCTACTGCGTCACCGCCAAGGTTGACATTTTCACCGACGCGCCGGTGTATCCGGTGGTTCACCAGGGGCGCCTTGTCTTTCCGCTCAACCGATTCACTACCACGCTCTGCACTCCCGAGCTGCGCTACGCGCTGGAGTGCGGGCACGTCGAGCGCGTGCACCACGTCGCGGTCCATGAAGGTGCCGTGATTTTCGGTGAGTTTGTCTCCGAGCTGTGGGAGCTGCGCCGCGCCGCAGCTCGGGCGGGCGACAAGTTGCTTGAGTGGTTGCTCAAGATATTCCAGAATTCACTGTATGGGAAATTCGGCCAGCGCGGGCGCGTGTACCGCGATGCTGGGCAGGTTGAGCATACCGACGCGCGGGCGTGGTTGGAGCTGGACGCGGACACCGGCACAACCTACAAGCACCGCACGCTGGGCGGACTGCACCAGGTCTTTGCCGACGATGCGGAGAGCTTCAACTCTATGCCCGCAATAGCCGCGCACGTTTGCGCCTACGCGCGGTTGTACCTGTGGCAGCTCCAGCTCACCGCAGGGCGTGAGAACGTACTGTATTGCGACACAGACTCGCTTGCTACAACTGAGGCGGGTTACATGGAGCTGGCGGCGCTGGTCAACCCTGAACAGCTCGGGGCATTGAAGCTTGAGGGTGTCGAGTCCTGGGGCATTTACCGGGGACCCAAGGACTACCAATATCCCACCTACAGCAAGACGAAAGGCGTGCGAGCTGCGGCGCACTGGATTGCGCCCGACACCGTGGTTCAACAGCAATGGTCCTCGCTGGTCGGGCTGGTGCGCGCTGGTGCTGTGAGCGCCCCGACCACTCGGGCAATCGTCAAGACGTTGCAGCGCCACTACCTGAAAGGTTTGGTGACTTCGCGGGGTAAGGTTCTGCCGCTGTCGCTGGGGTAG